A genomic segment from Nicotiana tabacum cultivar K326 chromosome 7, ASM71507v2, whole genome shotgun sequence encodes:
- the LOC107828364 gene encoding GDSL esterase/lipase At5g03980-like isoform X2, whose translation MALAIRVLDLLRVLSIVSFLVLLQFLQKTDAQVLIPQVPTLMKCKFDKIYQLGDSLSDTGNFIRESLVGAFSPFAKLPYGENFFQNESTGRCSDGLLMIDFIVAGATALPAEIMAEKKISNSLTNSSLNVQLDWMSSHFKSACSTECSEDLKKALFLVGEIGGNEFNYGLLQGKPMEELRAMVPEVVQTIINAVKTIIGFGAVRIVIPGNFPIGCIPNLLTTFLTNNSTAYDYNHCLKDLNHLAILYNDHLQQVIQELKKGHPNIALVYGDYYNAYLWLLKNAASLGFDKNSLLKACCGIGEKYNYDKSRICGAPGLQICTDPSTYISWDGIHLTQQAYKWLARWLIDDMLPKLKCQA comes from the exons ATGGCATTGGCCATTAGAGTGCTTGATCTCTTACGAGTTCTTTCCATAGTCAGTTTCTTGGTTCTTTTACAATTTTTGCAGAAAACTGATGCTCAAGTGCTAATCCCTCAAGTTCCAACATTGATGAAATGCAAGTTTGACAAAATATATCAGTTGGGTGACTCACTTTCTGATACTGGCAACTTCATTAGAGAGAGCCTCGTTGGAGCTTTTTCTCCCTTTGCAAAACTTCCTTATGGTGAAAACTTTTTCCAGAACGAATCAACTGGACGATGTTCTGATGGTTTGCTCATGATCGATTTCATAG TAGCAGGAGCTACTGCTTTGCCAGCTGAAATCATGGCAGAGAAGAAGATTTCTAATTCACTCACCAATAGTTCATTAAATGTGCAACTTGATTGGATGTCTTCTCATTTCAAATCCGCTTGCTCTACTG AATGCTCAGAAGACCTAAAGAAGGCACTTTTCCTGGTTGGAGAAATAGGAGGAAATGAGTTTAATTATGGTTTATTGCAAGGTAAACCAATGGAGGAGCTTAGAGCTATGGTCCCTGAAGTTGTTCAGACCATTATCAATGCTGTTAAA ACTATCATTGGGTTTGGAGCTGTTCGAATTGTCATTCCTGGAAATTTCCCAATTGGTTGTATACCAAATTTGCTAACAACGTTTTTGACCAATAATTCAACTGCGTATGATTATAACCATTGCTTGAAAGATCTAAATCACTTGGCAATTCTCTACAATGATCAtttacaacaagttattcaaGAGCTGAAGAAAGGACATCCAAATATTGCATTGGTTTATGGTGATTACTACAATGCCTATCTCTGGCTTCTAAAAAATGCCGCAAGTCTTG GTTTTGACAAGAACTCTTTACTGAAAGCTTGTTGTGGAATAGGAGAAAAATATAATTACGACAAAAGTAGAATATGTGGAGCACCAGGACTGCAAATTTGTACCGACCCTAGTACTTACATCAGTTGGGACGGAATTCATTTGACACAACAAGCCTACAAGTGGTTGGCAAGATGGCTAATCGATGACATGCTACCAAAATTGAAATGCCAAGCTTAA
- the LOC107828364 gene encoding GDSL esterase/lipase At5g03980-like isoform X1 produces the protein MALAIRVLDLLRVLSIVSFLVLLQFLQKTDAQVLIPQVPTLMKCKFDKIYQLGDSLSDTGNFIRESLVGAFSPFAKLPYGENFFQNESTGRCSDGLLMIDFIALECGLPLLNPYKDQNGNFTHGANFAVAGATALPAEIMAEKKISNSLTNSSLNVQLDWMSSHFKSACSTECSEDLKKALFLVGEIGGNEFNYGLLQGKPMEELRAMVPEVVQTIINAVKTIIGFGAVRIVIPGNFPIGCIPNLLTTFLTNNSTAYDYNHCLKDLNHLAILYNDHLQQVIQELKKGHPNIALVYGDYYNAYLWLLKNAASLGFDKNSLLKACCGIGEKYNYDKSRICGAPGLQICTDPSTYISWDGIHLTQQAYKWLARWLIDDMLPKLKCQA, from the exons ATGGCATTGGCCATTAGAGTGCTTGATCTCTTACGAGTTCTTTCCATAGTCAGTTTCTTGGTTCTTTTACAATTTTTGCAGAAAACTGATGCTCAAGTGCTAATCCCTCAAGTTCCAACATTGATGAAATGCAAGTTTGACAAAATATATCAGTTGGGTGACTCACTTTCTGATACTGGCAACTTCATTAGAGAGAGCCTCGTTGGAGCTTTTTCTCCCTTTGCAAAACTTCCTTATGGTGAAAACTTTTTCCAGAACGAATCAACTGGACGATGTTCTGATGGTTTGCTCATGATCGATTTCATAG CATTGGAATGTGGTCTTCCTTTACTAAATCCCTACAAGGATCAGAATGGAAATTTTACACATGGTGCAAATTTTGCAGTAGCAGGAGCTACTGCTTTGCCAGCTGAAATCATGGCAGAGAAGAAGATTTCTAATTCACTCACCAATAGTTCATTAAATGTGCAACTTGATTGGATGTCTTCTCATTTCAAATCCGCTTGCTCTACTG AATGCTCAGAAGACCTAAAGAAGGCACTTTTCCTGGTTGGAGAAATAGGAGGAAATGAGTTTAATTATGGTTTATTGCAAGGTAAACCAATGGAGGAGCTTAGAGCTATGGTCCCTGAAGTTGTTCAGACCATTATCAATGCTGTTAAA ACTATCATTGGGTTTGGAGCTGTTCGAATTGTCATTCCTGGAAATTTCCCAATTGGTTGTATACCAAATTTGCTAACAACGTTTTTGACCAATAATTCAACTGCGTATGATTATAACCATTGCTTGAAAGATCTAAATCACTTGGCAATTCTCTACAATGATCAtttacaacaagttattcaaGAGCTGAAGAAAGGACATCCAAATATTGCATTGGTTTATGGTGATTACTACAATGCCTATCTCTGGCTTCTAAAAAATGCCGCAAGTCTTG GTTTTGACAAGAACTCTTTACTGAAAGCTTGTTGTGGAATAGGAGAAAAATATAATTACGACAAAAGTAGAATATGTGGAGCACCAGGACTGCAAATTTGTACCGACCCTAGTACTTACATCAGTTGGGACGGAATTCATTTGACACAACAAGCCTACAAGTGGTTGGCAAGATGGCTAATCGATGACATGCTACCAAAATTGAAATGCCAAGCTTAA